A window of Plasmodium reichenowi strain SY57 chromosome Unknown, whole genome shotgun sequence genomic DNA:
GGGTGGCATATAAGCAGATTTACCAACAGTAGGTACACAAGATTCAAATAAACATAAACCTTTAGTTTCTTGGACATGTCTTAACTTTCTTGTATATATAGGAGTACTTTTAGCTAAATCACATAATCttaattcattattttctgatattaatatattttcagGAGTAAAATCTAAATGAGTTAAACCTGCATCATGTAACCTTATTAGTAAA
This region includes:
- a CDS encoding serine/threonine protein kinase, FIKK family, which codes for FFLLEEKIKNNKKGNVVLIYELFGESLFTNLVKSRREPILKNRYAKKKKIIYDSLNLLIRLHDAGLTHLDFTPENILISENNELRLCDLAKSTPIYTRKLRHVQETKGLCLFESCVPTVGKSAYMPP